The DNA segment CCGAGGTATATGGGCAAGCTGCGACGCACCATGACCGCCGCAGCCCCGCCCGTGTCCGGGGCGCCGGCGAGCGTGGCAACGACATCGAAGCGGTAGGCCCAGCGACCCTCGGCGAAAAGGCGATCGAGCTCCGCCCGAATCTGCAAACTTGGAGCGTCCCCTAATATCAGCAAACCCTGCCAGTCACAAGCCTATTGAAACCGATGTGGACATTCAATAATTTGCTCTGAATGATGTGAAATTAGCATCAAACCATCTCGAACAGAATTCGACTAGCCCCAAAAAAATCACGATAAGTCACATACTTGAGCAAGATCATCAAGCCATCGCCAAGGGATTAAGTTCCACTGAACGAACGTTTCATACGACCAGCTCCTTGACAATAAGACCTTCGGTTGGTGTACGATATAGTAATAATGCAACACTGCATATAAATAAATGACTGGCACAGATCGAATTCAACTAGTAGGATCCAGCCGTGAGCTTGAATGCGGACCAAATTGATGAAATTAAGCGTTACATGGATGAGCGCTCCGCTCACTGGCAAGCTGCGAGCCGCGATTCAGCCTCGATTCGAATTTCTGACGAACTGGGGAAAATTGATCAAAAGAATACACGCCGTATTCAGGCAATTTTAGCCCTTGGTGGAGTTACGCTACTGGGCGGATTCGGCTGGGTACTCTCTCAGACTTCTGAAGTTGTAGAGAGCACAGCGATAGCAGAGTTCGCAAAATTTGAGAATAAATTTCAGAGCGACAGAAAGCTTAGAACGCAAGAGCTCAACGAAGAGCTGAGCTTCCTCGCAAATCAAGTAGACAAAGTTGTATCCGCTAGAACAAGTCTCGAAACTGCACTCGAAGGCGTCCAAGGTGCGACAGAGCGCGCACAAGGCCTACTCAACGATATAGATGAGCAGTTAGGCAAACAGAACGCGACGAGCAAGGCTCTAGCCTCTCGCGTACAACAAATCACAGATAGATCGCAAGACGCATTAGCAACAAAAGAACGTGCAGAGGATCTTTTTGAAGAAATCAGGCAGCAGCTACCAGCTTTCAAAAACTCTATAAGAAGCGCTGAGAGGCAAATATCAGAACTTGATCAACTGCAGCACTCTCTGGAATCAGCAAAGGAACTTGCTAAGGATATTGAGTCAGCCCAAGGAAATATCGTAGCCGCAATAGTTGAAAACGAGGAAATAACGCAAGGAATAATCAATAACGCCGGCTTTCCATCGGGTGCAGTAGTTCCATTTCCCGCAACTGAATTCGGCGCGAGCGTATGTCCAGCCGGCTGGTCTTTTTTTGTTGAAGCACAGAACAGATTCATCCTTGGTGCGAGTGACAAGTATTTGCCTAGTACAAAAGGTGGTGAGGAAATGGTAACCCTAGAAATTGCTCAAATCCCGAAACACAGTCACTCATTGTCGACTTCTACAGGGGGTGACCTTCACGACGGCCTCGGCGGATCCACAAACAGGTACGGAATAGACAGAAATTACAATAGCCCAGAAGGCGGGTACATCAATGGCTTTGGGACACTGCACAATACACTCTCCAATACTGGAGGAGGGAAACCGCACAATAATATGCCGCCTTACATCGCTCTATATTTCTGCATAAAAGACTGATGTCTACTGAATTTCAAGGGAAATTAGATCCTTCTTGTTAGATCCAATACTAATCAACCGCTCTCGTATTGAGACCGACAACCCTACGCGGTCATGTCCCTTACCGAACCCGGAACACCGGTCAGTCAGCCACCGCGCCGGACACAGGTCAAGACCCAAACGGGGGATCACCTTCTCCCGCTAGTGGCGTTCGGGCCCGTCGCTACGCGCTCTCATCCAGCATCTGCGCGAGCGCGCGGCTCGACTGTCGGGCCTCCTCGGCGATCTCGGCGACGATCTCCGCAGCCGGTTGCACGCGCTGCACGAGGCCTACGCCCTGTCCGGCCCAGAGGGCCAAGGCTTCCACATCACCGCGCACGTCCGAGGTCGCGGTGTGGGACAGGTAGCGCTGCACGTCGTGGCCGCTGCCGTCGGTCGCGAGCACATCCTCTGCGCCGGGTCGGCGCTCCCGCGGCGGGCCGCCCGCCGCCGCCCAGGCGAGGTAGGTGCTGTTGCGCAACACCCGGTGCGGCGCATCCGGCCAGCCGCGATCAAACACGGTGGTGTAGACCGTGTCGGCCTGGTTTGCCTTGAGCACGTGTTCACGGTAGGTGTCGGCCACGTCGGCCTCGGCCGCGGCGAGAAACCGCGTCCCGATGCAGGCGCCACTGGCCCCCGCCGCGAGCACGGCGGCAAGTCCGCGTCCGTCGGCGATGCCCCCGCCCGCCACAACGGGGACACCCTTGACTTTATCCAGCACGGTTGTCACAAACGGCAGGACGTCGACGTTGCCCCGTACGTGCCCACCGGCACCCCAGCCCTGCGCCACCAGCAGGTCGGCACCCGCGGTGACGGCCTGTTCGGCCTCGGTGACACTGCCGACCTGCACCGACAACAACGCACCGGCGTCGTGCACCAGGTTCGCCCACGGCCCCGCGTCACCCCAGAACAGGTTGACGACAGCGACCTGCTCCCCCAACGCCACATCCAGCGCGTCTTCGAAATGGCCCTCGTAGGGCAACAGGGCATTGACGGCAAACGGCTTGTCGGTCAGCGCACGGGTCGCCCGGATGCGCGCGCGTGCGGTGTCGGTGTCGCAGCCGGTGAGGGTCAGCGTGCCGAGCCCGCCGGCGTTCGACACGGCCGACACCAGGGTCGGCACGGCCGCGCCACCAATGGGTGCCTGGACAATGGGCAGCTCAATCCCGAGCTGCTCGGTCAGGGACGTCTTCACAAGGGGCCTCCTGCGGTGTGAAGCGGGTCCTCCAAGCCTAGTCGACGTGCCTCAGTCGGGCTCCTTTTCCACCCAGCCCGTGTTCACTGGGTGCGCGGTGCGCTGCTCACTCGCCTCGCCCGCGTGCTTGCCCTTGTGCCAGCCAAGGTCCGCGAGGTTGGCCTCAGCCCAGTCGACCGACTCCTGGTCGGTCACAGTCGCAATGGTGTCGTTCCACCGGTTGAGCCACGCCGACAGGCTGTTGACCGCGAGGATCTCGAGGATCTGGGTGTTCGTGTAGTGCGCACGCAGCGCCTCGAAATGCGCGGGCGTGGTGGCGTTGGGAATCTGCGCCGCGGCCCGCACCAGGTCGAGCGCAGCGCGCTCGCCGGCCGAGAACAGCTCGGAGGTCTCGTATTCCCAGATGGCCCGGATGCGGTCGGTGTCGACGCCCATCGAGTTCAACCGGAAGGCCCCGTGCGATTGACAATGCTGGCACCCGCTCGACAGGCTCGCCATGGTGAACAGCTCGATTTTCTGCTGCCGCGAGAGCTCTCGGTCGCTCTGAACCAGCTTGACCAGCCCGAGAAACGCGCCCTGCAACTCGGGCCAGTGGCCCATCTCGAAATCCTGCCGGTTGTTGTATTCCGCCATGTTGTCTTCCTCGGTGTCAGGTCGCCTGTCGCAGCGCAGGCAGACTGCTGTGCCGCACGCGGCGCAGTCTGGACATTATTGCCCTTTGTTGATCCACCCCAGGTTGATCGGGTGCGCCTGGCGCTGTTCGTCGCGCTCACCGGTGTGTTTGCCGATGTGCCAACCGACGTCGGAGAGGTTCTCGGTCGCCCAGTCCACCGACTCCTGGTCGGTGACGGTCGCGATGGTGTCGTTCCAGCGGTTGAGCCAGGCGGCCAGGCTGTTGACTGCGAGAATCTCGATGATCTCGGCGTTGCTGTAGTGCACACGCAAGGCCTCGACGTGTGCTGCAGTGGTCGCATTCGGGCTCTGCGACGCGGCGCGCACGAGGTCGAGCGCCGCGCGCTCGGCGTCGGTGAACAACTCGGACGTCTCGTATTCCCACAGTGCGCGGATGCGCGCGGTGTCGACACCCAGCGCGTTGAGGTGAAAGGCGCCGTGCGACTGACAATGCTGGCAGCCACTGGCAAGGCTCGCCATGGTGAAGAGCTCCTGTTTGAAGCTCACACTCAGGGTGTTCTCGTCGGTCACCACGGTGATCAATGCGTTGAACTGCGCCCGCAGTGCGGGCCAGTGACCCATCTCGAAGTCCTGTCGATCGTGGTACGCCGTCATGACAGCCCCCGCTACGAACGTGCCTGATTGAAGTCGTAGAAGTCCGTGCCCTCGTGAAAGGCGATCCACGCGCGAACGTACTGCTGGTAGCTCTGCAGCGCGGTCAGTTGCGTGCCAGCGAGCGGCCCCTCGACACACCGGCCGAGTGCCGTCCAGCGGGACCCGGTGCCGGTGTCGCTCAGAACGTCATCCGACCAGGTGAAATCCAGGGTCTGACCGTCGACTCGCCGGTCGTAGACCGCGGCCAAGGATTCGTCGGCGGCACTCACCACCAACACCGGTGTGTCGCCGAGCTGGTCCGAGACCACGCGCCGCTTTTTCATCTCGTCCCAGTCGTAGGCGCGCGCCGCGCCGTCGACCTCGACCCCGATCACGAGCGCCGGACGCTCCTGCATGTGCCAGCGGGGCAGACTGGCTTCGTAGTTCATCATGCGGTCGCGCATCATGTACTGCTTTCTGAAGTCCGGGTCGTACTGCAGGATCTCGGAGTCCGGGTGTTTCTCCAGCCAGTGGGCGAGGCTCATCTGCTCGAACGGGATATCGCTCAGCACGTGGCCGCTGCGCGGGCCCTTGACCGCCTCACCGGTCTCCTGCCGCCACCAGGACCCGGTTTGACGGTCGGTGAACACCGCGTTGAACGTGATCGCCCCGACCAGCTCGAAATCCAGCGGCTGGCCATCGACGGTGCGGTCGTAGATGCGGCCACTGCGGCACAGCCCGCAGTAGGTGGCCCAGACCGGTTGCCCGCCGATCTCGTCAGGCACCTGGTGGTGGTAGAACAGCATGCTGGTCGGGTAGGCCTTGGTCGCGCCGTTGACGCTGACTCCGATCACCGGCAAGGCCGGGTCGACCGTGTTGTCGGCGGCGTTTGCGAACACCCGTTGACCGAGCGGCTGGAATTTCACCCGGCCCACCCAGTAGTGGTTGAACACCCAGTAGATGCCCGCCCAGAGCATGCCAAGCAGGATGCTGCCCGGCACCGCGCGCACCTGTTGATCGCCGGTCATGGCAAAGAACAACACGATCAGGGCAAAGCCCAACACGACACGCACGGTCTTGATGTGGGTCCACATCCGGTGCGCGAGGTCGAGCTGCCAGTCGAACTTCTGCAACACCGGCGGTGTGCCGTTGGCACTCAACCCCTTGACGAGTTCGGCGATCACCGCCGCAAAGAACACCAGAAAGTACAGGGTCATCACACCGCTCCGGCGCGCAGCTCGCGCGCATACACCAGGTAGTAGTTTCGCGCACAGGCGTTGAGTGTCTGGTCGGCCAGTGCCTCCAGCGCATCCGCCTTGAGGGCCTTGACCGTGTCCGGTGCGTGCCCGAGGTCAAGCAGGAGGTCGGCGAGCTCGCATGCCCACTGGTGTTCGCCGTCTCCAAGTGCACCCTGAGCGGATGCGAGCACGGCGTCCACCCCGCCAGCGAGGTCCACCAGGCGGCTCGCCCGGTCGCGGCGCGGCGTCGGAAAGAGGTGGGTCGGGTTGCCGTCGAACCAACCGAGCTCGCCTTCGAAGTACGCCCGCGCGGACCATTGCACGCAGCCGTAGAACTCCTGCAAAAAGGGTTTCTCGGCGAATTCGGGCGGCAGCGCGACGTGCTCGATGATCTCGAGCGGCGTCTCGCCGCGGTTCATCGCGTCGACGGTCTGCGCCACCACGCTGCGGATGGCGGCGGCGTAGTCGAGCAGGTGCGATCGGATCAGCTCACGCCCCGCCAGCGGCCGGGTGTGGCCGGGCACGAGTTGCTCGGCGTCGAAGCCGGTCAGCATCTCGAGCGTGTCGGCCCAGACGTCGAAATCGCGGTAGCGCGTGCCGCGGATGGCGTAGAGATTGGGGAAGGACTTGTAATAGTTGTCGCCGGAAATCAGGATCTTCGGTTCAGACCACCACACCACCAGGTGGTCATCCGTTTCGCCCGGCGCGGCGTGCAACGCGAGGTCGAAACCGCACAACGACACGTCCAGGCGGTCGCCCTCGAAGGTGCGCGTCGGCTGAAGGAAGCCAGCGCCCATGCCCTGCATCGGCCGGTCGGACGGGCCGACGCCGAGGCTGATGCGCTCGGTCTTGTCGGCGAGCCCCATGCCGAACTGCCGCTTGGTGCGGTCGAGGATGGCCTTCTTCGGGTTCGGCCGTCCCGACCCGTCGTCCATGATGTCGAGTGAGAGGTTGGCGCG comes from the Pseudomonadota bacterium genome and includes:
- a CDS encoding nitronate monooxygenase, whose product is MKTSLTEQLGIELPIVQAPIGGAAVPTLVSAVSNAGGLGTLTLTGCDTDTARARIRATRALTDKPFAVNALLPYEGHFEDALDVALGEQVAVVNLFWGDAGPWANLVHDAGALLSVQVGSVTEAEQAVTAGADLLVAQGWGAGGHVRGNVDVLPFVTTVLDKVKGVPVVAGGGIADGRGLAAVLAAGASGACIGTRFLAAAEADVADTYREHVLKANQADTVYTTVFDRGWPDAPHRVLRNSTYLAWAAAGGPPRERRPGAEDVLATDGSGHDVQRYLSHTATSDVRGDVEALALWAGQGVGLVQRVQPAAEIVAEIAEEARQSSRALAQMLDESA
- a CDS encoding carboxymuconolactone decarboxylase family protein; this encodes MAEYNNRQDFEMGHWPELQGAFLGLVKLVQSDRELSRQQKIELFTMASLSSGCQHCQSHGAFRLNSMGVDTDRIRAIWEYETSELFSAGERAALDLVRAAAQIPNATTPAHFEALRAHYTNTQILEILAVNSLSAWLNRWNDTIATVTDQESVDWAEANLADLGWHKGKHAGEASEQRTAHPVNTGWVEKEPD
- a CDS encoding carboxymuconolactone decarboxylase family protein — its product is MTAYHDRQDFEMGHWPALRAQFNALITVVTDENTLSVSFKQELFTMASLASGCQHCQSHGAFHLNALGVDTARIRALWEYETSELFTDAERAALDLVRAASQSPNATTAAHVEALRVHYSNAEIIEILAVNSLAAWLNRWNDTIATVTDQESVDWATENLSDVGWHIGKHTGERDEQRQAHPINLGWINKGQ
- a CDS encoding DUF3179 domain-containing (seleno)protein — encoded protein: MTLYFLVFFAAVIAELVKGLSANGTPPVLQKFDWQLDLAHRMWTHIKTVRVVLGFALIVLFFAMTGDQQVRAVPGSILLGMLWAGIYWVFNHYWVGRVKFQPLGQRVFANAADNTVDPALPVIGVSVNGATKAYPTSMLFYHHQVPDEIGGQPVWATYCGLCRSGRIYDRTVDGQPLDFELVGAITFNAVFTDRQTGSWWRQETGEAVKGPRSGHVLSDIPFEQMSLAHWLEKHPDSEILQYDPDFRKQYMMRDRMMNYEASLPRWHMQERPALVIGVEVDGAARAYDWDEMKKRRVVSDQLGDTPVLVVSAADESLAAVYDRRVDGQTLDFTWSDDVLSDTGTGSRWTALGRCVEGPLAGTQLTALQSYQQYVRAWIAFHEGTDFYDFNQARS
- a CDS encoding alkyl/aryl-sulfatase encodes the protein MSSAEKPIERLRAHNVEFEKAVLRLHDRLAVAVGYAASNVSMLMGDDGVVIVDTTESTAAASNILAAFREVTDLPVKAIIYTHSHRDHIGGASVFAEGGEPEVISRANLSLDIMDDGSGRPNPKKAILDRTKRQFGMGLADKTERISLGVGPSDRPMQGMGAGFLQPTRTFEGDRLDVSLCGFDLALHAAPGETDDHLVVWWSEPKILISGDNYYKSFPNLYAIRGTRYRDFDVWADTLEMLTGFDAEQLVPGHTRPLAGRELIRSHLLDYAAAIRSVVAQTVDAMNRGETPLEIIEHVALPPEFAEKPFLQEFYGCVQWSARAYFEGELGWFDGNPTHLFPTPRRDRASRLVDLAGGVDAVLASAQGALGDGEHQWACELADLLLDLGHAPDTVKALKADALEALADQTLNACARNYYLVYARELRAGAV